The window CTGATCTTCACCAGCTTCTTCGGGCTGGGGCTGTTCATGGTTTCGCTGAACCCGATGGCGGTGGATATCCAGACCATCACCATGGGCAATATTCTGGCCATCTCGCCCGGCGATGCGCTGCAGCTTGCGATCATCGGCGTTGTCTCGCTGGTAATCCTGCTGCTGAAATGGCGCGACCTGATGGCCGTCTTCTTCGACGAGACCCACGCCCGGACCATCGGCCTGAAGCCCGACAGGCTGCGGGTCCTGTTCTTCACGCTGCTAGCGGCCTGTACGGTTGCCGCGATGCAGACCGTGGGGGCGTTTCTGGTCGTGGCCATGGTCGTCACGCCCGGTGCCACCGCCTATCTGCTGACGGACCGCTTTCCACGGCTGATTGCGCTGTCGGTGACCATCGGCACGCTGACCTCGGGCGTCGGTGCCTATCTGTCTTTCTTTCTCGATGGCGCCACCGGGGGGATCATCGTGCTGATGCAGACGCTGATCTTTCTAGCAGCCTTTGTCTTTGCGCCCACGCACGGCATGCTGGCAGCGCGACGCCGCGCGGCGCAAGCCCTGCGCCGGGTCGACGCCCGGTCGGCAGAAGAGGAGGCCGCATCATGATCGAGATGCTGACCCAGCCCTTCGCCTATCCTTTCATGCGCGACGCGTTCCTGATCGCCGCGATCATCGCGGTTCCGGCCGCACTGCTGTCCTGCTTTCTGGTCCTCAAGGGCTGGAGCCTGATGGGCGATGCCATCAGCCATGCGGTGCTGCCCGGTGTGGTTCTGGCCTATATCCTTGGGCTGCCGCTAATCATCGGTGCCTTTGTGGCGGGGATGATCTGTGCGCTGGCCGCAGGCTTCCTGCAGGAAAACAGCCGGGTCAAACAGGACACGGTTCTGGGCGTTGTCATGTCGGGCATGTTCGCCCTTGGGATGGTTCTGTACGTCGCGATCTCGTCCGGGGTGCATCTGGACCATGTCCTCTTTGGCAATATCTTCGGCGTCGATGCCGCGCAGATGATCAACACCGCGATCATCTCGGTCATCGTCAGCGCCGGCATCGTGATCAATTGGCGCGATCTGACATTGCACAGCTTTGATCCGGTGCAGGCGCGTGTCGCCGGCCTGCCTGTGCGCTGGCTTCATTACGGATTGTTGTCAGCCATTTCGCTGACGGTCGTGGCAATGCTGTCTGCCGTTGGCATCATCATGGCCGTCGGTCTGCTGATCGCGCCCGGTGCCATCGCCTTTCTGCTGACCCGGCGTATGCAGACGATGATGATCGTCGCCTCGGCTGTGTCGCTGTTTTCATGCCTCGCCGGTGTCTGGATCAGTTTCTGGCTGGACAGCGCCCCTGCCCCCACCATCATTCTGGTCCTGACCGCGATCTTCATCGCCGCCTTCACCTGGCGGCAGTTGCAGACACGCCGCATGGCACAGGCGGGCTAAGCGGGGGCTATCAGAGACCGCCAGATGCGATGCCCGCCAAACCGCGCGGCCAGCCGGGTAAACTGATCTCCCTCTGGCCGATCCAGCCCCAGCCAGCGCATCGCGTTGCCGCCCATGATATCGCCGACCCGTCCGGCGTCGCCTTGCGCCACCGCACCGACAAAGCCGCGCAGCTGACCGTGATAGGTCGTCTGCACCGGCTCTCGGGCGATCATGTGCCAGTCGCTGCCATACATCATGCGCCGCCACGCCACGCCATTCTGGCCCAGAAATTCCTGCGCCGTTCGCAATTGGGCCGACGACACCGCCGACGCCTCGTGCCAATAGCCGGTATCGAAATAAAGGTTGATATCCTCACGCATCAGCGCACCCAGTTGCGCCTGCCATGATGCCGGATTGTGATCGCCGAACCCGCCGAAATGCGCCAGATTGACCCGCAGCTCTGGGCGCGCGGCCAGAACATCCTTCCACAGCCACGGCGCGCAATAGGCCTCGGTCCCCGGCCCCGCACCCATGCTGTGCGAACCGTGGGTGGCAATGGGCACGTCATTTTCCTGACACCAGTCATACAGCGCGGTCAGCGCCCCGTCCAACGCGCTGCGTGCCGGCGGATTGCGCCGCACGGCATCGCTGGCATGAGCAAAGCTGATGCTACTGTTATCGTCGGGTCGAAAGCCCATCGACGGGTAGAGTTTGACCCCCGCAAAGCCTCGGTTCAGGATAGCGTGCTGCACATCGCGCATTGCCTGACCCTGATCCATTGCTGCGCGCAGCGGACAGAAAGGCACGAAATTCAGCACCAGAACATCGCGCTGATCCTGCGCCAGCCGCGATGCCAGTTCGATCTGATCGCGCATCGTGCTTTGGGTCCGCGTCTCGGGGTAATCCAGCCACATGCCCAGATCGACAAGGTAGTTGCAAAAGATCTTGGCCTCGTTCTGCTTGCCGTAAAGCTGCCTTGCCCGGTCCCAGATAAAGCGTCGGTCGCGGGTCATCAGCACGGCCCATTGCAGAATGCCCGCCAGATTTAGGCTTTCGGCGGCGGCATCCTGCCGGTCGGGTTGCAGCAGACCGGGCGCCAGCTGTTGGCCAAGGCTGGCACTGGCTGCTGCGGGTGCGGCGCTGCGCATGCGGGCATCTGGCGCCGCAGCCGGGGCAATGCTCGGTGCGGGAATGCCGGCTGCCGCCTCGTCCAGCGGGACGCCTGCGGCATCTGCCATGGCATCCAGCAACAACGCATCGGGCGCCATCAGCGGAACTGTCGCGATCTCCGCATCAGCCGGTATGATCGACCTTTGCGCCTGCCGGGCTTGCACCCCCTTGTCGCGCGCGGTGCCGTAATAGCCATCGATGGCCTGCGCCAATCGCGCCTCATCGGTATCGGGCCGCGTAAGCGCCTTGGTCCGTGCCCCGCCGCCCATATCGGCCAGTTCCTCGCCAGCCGTCCGCGTTCCCGTCAGCAGAAAATCGACGATCATCGCGGCCAAGGGCTGCACGACCCCGACGGGCAGTTCATCGGCCAATTCGGGAAACACGACCTGCCGCAGAAATCCCTGTGCGGGCACATCGCGGCCATTGAACAGGTGCATATGCGTGTCGACCGCGTTCGCGCCCAGATCAAAGGTCTGCGCATCCGGAAAGCTTAGCCAGTCGCAACCTGACAGCGACATGACGCCAGATGACAGCGCGGTTGCGGTGAAAAGGCGGCGTGTCAGCATGGTGCGCTCTGCAAAGTTGCCCTTGTGCGTTGATATCACGGCTTACAGATTCGTGACAGGCTGTCGCGCATCCTCCAAAATCATCGCGGCGGCCTTTTCGCCGATCATCGTGGCTGGCGCATGGGTGTTGCCCGACGGAAGCGTCGGCATCACCCCCGCATCGGCGATGCGCAGACCGGCCAGCCCGCGCAGCCGCAAGCGAGGATCGACCACCGCCATGTCATCGGTGCCCATCTTCGTCGTGCCGACCGGGTGAAAGATCGTGGTGCCGACATCGCCTGCGGCGCGTTCCAGATCGGACTGCGATTTCAGCGCGGCGCCCGGCAGGATCTCTGCGGGGGAAAAATCGGCC is drawn from Paracoccus tegillarcae and contains these coding sequences:
- a CDS encoding metal ABC transporter permease — its product is MLETLLIPFQYSFMSNAIWVSALVGGVCAFLSAYLMLKGWSLIGDALSHSIVPGVAGAYMLGLPFALGAFLSGGLAALTMLFLSNRSGLREDAIIGLIFTSFFGLGLFMVSLNPMAVDIQTITMGNILAISPGDALQLAIIGVVSLVILLLKWRDLMAVFFDETHARTIGLKPDRLRVLFFTLLAACTVAAMQTVGAFLVVAMVVTPGATAYLLTDRFPRLIALSVTIGTLTSGVGAYLSFFLDGATGGIIVLMQTLIFLAAFVFAPTHGMLAARRRAAQALRRVDARSAEEEAAS
- a CDS encoding amidohydrolase family protein, encoding MLTRRLFTATALSSGVMSLSGCDWLSFPDAQTFDLGANAVDTHMHLFNGRDVPAQGFLRQVVFPELADELPVGVVQPLAAMIVDFLLTGTRTAGEELADMGGGARTKALTRPDTDEARLAQAIDGYYGTARDKGVQARQAQRSIIPADAEIATVPLMAPDALLLDAMADAAGVPLDEAAAGIPAPSIAPAAAPDARMRSAAPAAASASLGQQLAPGLLQPDRQDAAAESLNLAGILQWAVLMTRDRRFIWDRARQLYGKQNEAKIFCNYLVDLGMWLDYPETRTQSTMRDQIELASRLAQDQRDVLVLNFVPFCPLRAAMDQGQAMRDVQHAILNRGFAGVKLYPSMGFRPDDNSSISFAHASDAVRRNPPARSALDGALTALYDWCQENDVPIATHGSHSMGAGPGTEAYCAPWLWKDVLAARPELRVNLAHFGGFGDHNPASWQAQLGALMREDINLYFDTGYWHEASAVSSAQLRTAQEFLGQNGVAWRRMMYGSDWHMIAREPVQTTYHGQLRGFVGAVAQGDAGRVGDIMGGNAMRWLGLDRPEGDQFTRLAARFGGHRIWRSLIAPA
- a CDS encoding metal ABC transporter permease — encoded protein: MIEMLTQPFAYPFMRDAFLIAAIIAVPAALLSCFLVLKGWSLMGDAISHAVLPGVVLAYILGLPLIIGAFVAGMICALAAGFLQENSRVKQDTVLGVVMSGMFALGMVLYVAISSGVHLDHVLFGNIFGVDAAQMINTAIISVIVSAGIVINWRDLTLHSFDPVQARVAGLPVRWLHYGLLSAISLTVVAMLSAVGIIMAVGLLIAPGAIAFLLTRRMQTMMIVASAVSLFSCLAGVWISFWLDSAPAPTIILVLTAIFIAAFTWRQLQTRRMAQAG